The following proteins are co-located in the Pedobacter sp. FW305-3-2-15-E-R2A2 genome:
- a CDS encoding protein-glutamate O-methyltransferase CheR, translated as MHKEEDYISYDQLSELIDFIKNIHGFDFSDYSAASLKRRVTRIMQLQKLSLFDLRTLLTNDHDYFESFLIEITVNVTEMFRDPAFYRSVKENIIPYLRSYQRIKVWNAGCSTGEELYSYAIMFAEEELYDRSFFYGTDINNDVLDFAKDGIYDLQKMKQYSENYQKTGTMHTLSDFYTARYEAASINHSLKKNLLFSAHNLASDGVFNEFQVISCRNVLIYFNTDLQKKVIELFYNSLANFGFLCLGAKETLRSTETGRFKIIDKKNNIYQKIA; from the coding sequence ATGCATAAGGAGGAGGATTACATCAGCTATGATCAATTATCAGAACTAATTGATTTTATAAAAAACATTCATGGCTTTGATTTTAGTGACTACTCTGCAGCCTCTCTGAAAAGAAGGGTGACGAGGATCATGCAACTGCAAAAACTAAGCTTATTTGACTTACGTACCTTATTGACAAACGACCATGATTATTTCGAATCCTTTTTGATCGAGATCACCGTTAACGTGACAGAAATGTTCCGGGACCCTGCGTTTTACAGGTCGGTGAAGGAAAACATCATTCCCTACCTCCGCTCCTATCAAAGGATTAAAGTTTGGAATGCAGGTTGCTCTACGGGAGAAGAATTGTACTCGTATGCGATCATGTTTGCCGAAGAAGAGTTGTATGACCGGAGTTTCTTTTACGGAACCGATATCAATAATGATGTACTGGATTTCGCCAAAGATGGGATCTATGATTTACAAAAGATGAAGCAGTATTCTGAAAATTATCAAAAGACAGGAACCATGCATACGCTTTCTGATTTCTATACCGCACGCTATGAAGCAGCATCAATCAACCATTCCCTTAAAAAAAATCTGTTGTTCTCGGCACATAACCTGGCTTCGGATGGCGTATTTAACGAATTTCAAGTCATCTCCTGCCGCAATGTATTGATCTATTTCAATACAGATCTGCAAAAGAAGGTGATTGAGTTATTCTATAATAGTTTAGCTAATTTTGGGTTCCTGTGTTTAGGGGCCAAAGAAACTTTAAGAAGTACAGAAACCGGTCGTTTTAAAATTATTGACAAGAAAAATAACATTTACCAAAAAATAGCCTAG
- a CDS encoding response regulator produces the protein MEKINILIVDDRPENIIALEALLQRDDINIITTTNPNEALRISWEMDIAIALVDVQMPEMDGFELVEILKSNPRTKGILIIFVTAISKETKYAVKGLNTGAVDYLYKPLDPYVTSAKVDSFIQLVRNEREIKKKNHELEAYQKELIKAKEQAEQGKRIKENFLANMSHEIRTPINGIIGLANLLGRTNLTPEQKEMINLLEISSDSLLGVINDILDLSKIESGKFKINRSETDIVKICNSVVNLLRIRAIEKELDLITEFDAELPKLVLADSLRLNQILMNLIGNAIKFTIQGSVTLKTEILDRKGNNLQIKFSVIDTGIGIAKNNIDKIFETFEQADEQTTVKFGGTGLGLSIVRNLAKLKGGVLEVISEEGVGSTFCFTNWYEVLKDTVVVKKMNKPHLGPFKGLRVLVAEDNPINKFLIVKILKDWEVNPDVVENGKDALDKLRDADYDLILMDTFMPVMNGLDAIKLIREGFIKGKESIPIITFSAAVLETDKQTAIDAGANDVVSKPFELEVLHEKITKYSGIEDTTY, from the coding sequence ATGGAAAAGATTAATATCTTAATTGTTGATGACAGACCTGAAAATATCATTGCCCTTGAGGCATTGCTTCAGCGTGATGACATCAATATTATTACCACCACTAATCCCAATGAAGCGTTAAGAATATCCTGGGAAATGGATATCGCCATCGCTCTGGTGGATGTTCAAATGCCGGAGATGGATGGGTTTGAGCTGGTAGAAATTTTAAAAAGTAACCCCAGAACCAAAGGGATCCTCATCATATTTGTGACCGCTATTTCCAAAGAAACAAAATATGCCGTAAAGGGGTTAAATACCGGGGCAGTAGATTACCTGTACAAGCCACTTGACCCATATGTCACCTCTGCTAAAGTAGATTCTTTTATCCAGCTGGTGAGAAATGAAAGAGAGATCAAAAAGAAAAACCATGAACTGGAAGCATACCAGAAAGAGCTGATCAAGGCGAAGGAACAGGCGGAACAGGGGAAAAGGATTAAGGAGAATTTCCTGGCCAATATGAGCCATGAAATCCGTACCCCGATCAATGGCATTATCGGCCTGGCCAACCTCCTGGGAAGAACGAATTTAACACCGGAACAGAAAGAGATGATCAACCTTTTAGAGATCTCCTCAGACTCTCTGCTCGGGGTCATCAACGACATTCTGGACCTTTCAAAGATTGAATCCGGGAAGTTTAAAATTAACCGCTCAGAGACTGATATTGTAAAAATCTGTAATTCGGTAGTGAACCTGCTGCGCATCCGTGCCATAGAAAAGGAGCTTGACCTGATCACGGAGTTTGATGCGGAATTGCCAAAGCTGGTCCTGGCAGATTCCCTTCGCCTGAACCAAATTCTGATGAACCTGATTGGAAATGCCATTAAGTTTACCATTCAGGGGAGTGTCACTTTGAAAACGGAAATTCTCGATAGAAAAGGAAACAACCTGCAGATCAAATTTTCAGTGATAGATACCGGCATCGGCATTGCCAAAAACAATATTGATAAGATCTTTGAAACCTTTGAACAGGCGGATGAACAAACAACCGTAAAGTTTGGGGGCACGGGGTTAGGCCTGTCTATCGTTAGAAACCTCGCAAAGTTAAAAGGTGGGGTTCTGGAAGTGATCAGTGAAGAAGGTGTAGGCAGCACCTTCTGTTTCACCAATTGGTATGAAGTGTTAAAAGATACAGTAGTCGTTAAAAAAATGAACAAACCTCATTTAGGCCCTTTTAAAGGATTAAGGGTTCTTGTTGCAGAAGACAATCCCATCAACAAATTTCTGATTGTAAAAATACTAAAGGACTGGGAAGTGAACCCGGATGTGGTAGAAAATGGTAAGGATGCGCTGGATAAACTCAGAGATGCAGACTATGACCTCATCCTGATGGACACTTTTATGCCCGTTATGAACGGACTTGATGCCATTAAACTCATCCGTGAAGGATTTATTAAAGGCAAGGAAAGCATTCCGATCATCACCTTCTCTGCGGCTGTTTTAGAAACAGATAAGCAGACGGCCATCGATGCCGGTGCAAATGATGTGGTCAGTAAACCTTTCGAATTAGAGGTCCTTCACGAGAAAATAACAAAGTATTCCGGGATAGAAGATACTACTTATTAA
- the pth gene encoding aminoacyl-tRNA hydrolase, with product MKYLIVGLGNIGPEYMDTRHNIGFNIADELVKDLGGSFSNVRLAYYAEVSFKGKKLHVIKPTTYMNLSGKSVNYYMQELRIPLENVLVIVDDLALPLGKLRLKMQGSSAGHNGLKSIEGLCGGQGYPRLRFGISDNFAKGRQADYVLGPFDKDELPELPALIDKSVDLIKSFVTIGPALTMTAFNK from the coding sequence ATGAAATACTTAATCGTTGGTTTAGGGAATATCGGTCCTGAATATATGGATACGCGACACAATATCGGTTTTAATATCGCTGATGAGTTGGTGAAAGACCTGGGAGGATCATTTTCGAACGTCCGCCTGGCTTATTATGCGGAGGTGTCTTTTAAAGGGAAAAAACTACATGTGATCAAGCCAACCACCTATATGAATCTGAGCGGTAAATCAGTCAACTATTATATGCAGGAGCTGAGAATCCCATTGGAGAACGTATTGGTGATCGTAGATGACCTGGCTTTGCCATTGGGTAAACTGAGGCTAAAAATGCAGGGCAGCAGTGCAGGACATAACGGGCTGAAAAGTATTGAAGGTCTTTGTGGCGGACAAGGTTATCCACGTTTGCGTTTCGGAATCAGTGATAACTTTGCCAAAGGCAGACAAGCGGATTATGTGCTGGGCCCTTTCGACAAAGATGAACTCCCGGAGCTTCCGGCATTGATTGATAAAAGCGTGGACCTGATCAAAAGTTTTGTGACCATAGGTCCGGCGCTTACCATGACTGCTTTTAATAAGTAG
- a CDS encoding 50S ribosomal protein L25/general stress protein Ctc, with translation MKTIAISGSPRENVGKRDAKELRYEGKVPAVLYGGKEQKHFAVITTELKDAIYTPEANFVEIDINGTKTKAIIKELQFHPLTDLLLHVDFLQLFDDKEILMEIPVKLTGTSPGVKMGGKLVQKLRKLRVKAFPKDMPQTVEVSIAKLEVGNLFRVRDLAKADYVITNTPEDTIVSVGMSRALKQAENEANKK, from the coding sequence ATGAAAACAATCGCAATTAGCGGTTCTCCAAGAGAGAACGTAGGGAAACGCGATGCTAAAGAGCTTCGCTATGAAGGTAAAGTTCCTGCAGTATTGTATGGTGGTAAAGAGCAAAAACATTTTGCTGTAATTACAACTGAATTAAAGGATGCTATTTATACTCCTGAAGCAAACTTTGTTGAAATTGACATTAATGGTACTAAAACTAAAGCTATCATTAAAGAATTACAATTTCACCCGCTTACAGACCTATTATTACACGTAGATTTTCTTCAGTTATTTGATGACAAAGAGATCTTAATGGAAATCCCTGTTAAATTAACCGGTACTTCTCCAGGTGTTAAAATGGGTGGTAAATTAGTACAGAAATTACGTAAACTTCGTGTTAAAGCATTCCCTAAAGATATGCCTCAAACAGTTGAAGTGAGCATTGCTAAATTAGAAGTTGGAAACTTGTTCCGCGTACGTGACCTTGCAAAAGCTGACTACGTGATCACAAACACTCCAGAAGATACGATCGTATCTGTAGGAATGTCAAGAGCTTTAAAACAAGCAGAAAACGAAGCTAACAAGAAATAA
- a CDS encoding ribose-phosphate pyrophosphokinase, whose amino-acid sequence MPLQFNPVKLFAGTGTKELAIKIAESYGKPLGNVTLNRFSDGEFQPSYDETVRGCDVFLINSTYQPNDNLMELLLMIDAAKRASAHYITAVVPYYGLARQDRKDKPRVAIGAKLVANLLKSAGIHRIMTMDLHAAQIQGFFDIPVDHLDGSVIFVPYIKSLGLENLTIASPDMGGSYRARTFAKFFNAEVVICDKRRKRANEIESMSIIGDVVGQDIVLIDDICDTAGTLSKAAALIMEKGAKSVRAVCTHAVLSGNAYETIENSMLAELIVTDTIPLKRQSDKIRVLSTAELFAKAIANVNEHGSISDLFKV is encoded by the coding sequence ATGCCATTGCAGTTTAACCCAGTTAAGCTTTTTGCCGGAACCGGTACAAAAGAATTAGCAATCAAAATTGCCGAAAGCTACGGCAAGCCTCTAGGCAACGTCACTTTAAACCGGTTTAGTGACGGTGAATTTCAACCTTCTTACGATGAAACAGTACGCGGTTGTGATGTCTTCCTAATCAATTCTACTTACCAGCCTAACGACAACTTAATGGAGCTTTTGTTAATGATTGATGCCGCAAAACGTGCATCTGCTCATTACATTACTGCTGTTGTTCCTTATTATGGTCTGGCCAGACAAGACAGGAAAGATAAACCACGTGTGGCTATCGGAGCAAAATTGGTAGCGAACTTATTAAAGTCTGCAGGTATCCACAGGATCATGACAATGGACCTTCACGCTGCTCAGATACAAGGTTTCTTCGATATCCCTGTAGACCACTTAGATGGTTCAGTGATCTTCGTTCCTTATATCAAAAGCTTAGGCCTGGAGAATTTAACCATTGCTTCTCCGGATATGGGCGGTTCTTACAGGGCACGTACGTTTGCAAAGTTCTTCAATGCAGAGGTGGTGATTTGTGATAAGAGACGTAAACGTGCCAATGAAATCGAATCGATGTCTATCATTGGAGATGTAGTTGGTCAGGATATCGTTTTAATTGACGACATTTGCGACACCGCAGGAACTTTGTCTAAAGCAGCAGCGCTGATCATGGAAAAAGGAGCGAAAAGTGTGAGAGCAGTTTGTACACACGCGGTGCTGTCGGGGAACGCTTATGAAACGATTGAGAACTCCATGTTGGCAGAACTGATCGTTACAGATACCATCCCGCTGAAACGTCAGAGTGATAAAATAAGGGTATTGAGTACCGCTGAATTATTTGCAAAAGCAATTGCCAATGTAAATGAACACGGTTCTATCAGTGACCTTTTTAAAGTTTAA
- a CDS encoding DUF2723 domain-containing protein: MNYSKINNLTGWICFLIATVTYVLTLEPSVSFWDCGEFIASALKMQVVHQPGAPLFLMIQRFFSLFAFGDVTKVAYFMNVGSAVASGATILFLFWTITALAKKVLVKENEEVSKSNLISIMGAGIVGALAYTFSDSFWFSAVESEVYALSSLFTAIVFWGILKWEANANEPRADRWLLFIAYIMGLSIGIHLLNLLTIPAIAFVYYFKKTKNPTTAGTIKAGIVGILILAVIQYGIIQYLVSFGAYFDLFFVNTLGMGFGTGVIFFAILLIAGLTWGIRYSIKHEKKILNLALLSTVLIIFGYGSFAMIIIRAKANPNLNNSSPDNAFSFLGYLNREQYGDRPLLFGPNYNSQGVNVIEGKTLYRKGAEKYEVAGKKTEYEYDRTTPFPRMYSEDPGHVAYYKDMMGFSDDHFPSLIDNIGFLMSYQVGQMYMRYFMWNFVGRQNDDQGQGSIYEGQWLSGIKPIDGIMLGDQKNLPPSITESNAYNRFFFLPLIMGLLGAIWHFKRNQKDAGIVGLLFFFTGIAIVLYLNQKPMEPRERDYAYAGSFYAFAIWVGFGVLALREWIFKKMTPATGGILATVAGLFAAPIIMAAQGWDDHDRSTKMVAHDIAVDYLQSCAPNAILFTYGDNDTYPLWYAQEVENIRPDIRLVNLSLFDTDWYINGMKRKQNESAPLPITMKESQYVQGERDVMYYQDKDIAGNVELKTIVELLLSENNEDKVPLNDGRKVNFIPTKNFKLTINKADAIKNGAATAADSARIAPALEWTFNKGYVTKGTLAMFDILVHNDWKRPIYFASTVPSDQYNGLDKYLYNEGLALRLMPFKPDTAAAKNEQLNIAPLYNNVMNKFVWGNVKNAKYLDTQSADDISIFTNVFNNTVSGLLKEGKTEDAKKVVNRYFEVMPEKFYGMRSMMGAYFMAENLYLLNDQKRANTLIERSATYIEKELTYLADVSQSKKKFVGGQNVQLGMSFLNQMARTAAEYKQTKLSKDLNDKFAMLEARFSAFFPPQQ, encoded by the coding sequence ATGAATTATTCAAAAATCAACAACCTTACCGGCTGGATTTGTTTTCTGATAGCTACAGTAACCTATGTCCTGACATTAGAACCCTCAGTGAGTTTCTGGGATTGCGGTGAGTTTATCGCCTCTGCCTTAAAAATGCAGGTAGTCCATCAACCAGGTGCCCCTTTGTTCCTGATGATCCAGCGGTTCTTTTCACTCTTCGCTTTTGGTGATGTCACTAAAGTAGCTTATTTCATGAACGTAGGTTCTGCGGTTGCCAGTGGCGCAACGATCTTATTCTTATTCTGGACCATTACCGCATTGGCGAAAAAAGTCCTGGTAAAAGAGAACGAAGAAGTCAGCAAATCTAACCTGATCTCTATCATGGGTGCAGGTATCGTAGGTGCGCTTGCTTACACCTTCTCCGACAGTTTCTGGTTTTCTGCTGTAGAGTCTGAAGTATATGCACTTTCTTCCTTATTCACCGCTATTGTATTCTGGGGAATCTTGAAATGGGAAGCCAATGCCAATGAACCCCGTGCAGACAGGTGGTTGTTGTTTATCGCTTATATCATGGGTTTATCCATCGGGATTCACTTATTGAACTTATTGACCATTCCGGCAATTGCCTTTGTATATTATTTCAAGAAAACAAAAAATCCAACTACTGCAGGAACCATTAAAGCAGGAATTGTAGGGATTCTGATTCTTGCGGTGATCCAGTATGGAATCATACAATACCTGGTTTCATTTGGTGCATATTTCGACTTGTTCTTTGTCAACACCTTAGGAATGGGCTTTGGCACCGGGGTAATTTTCTTTGCCATCCTATTGATCGCAGGTCTTACCTGGGGAATCAGATATTCCATTAAACACGAGAAAAAGATCCTTAACCTGGCCTTATTGTCTACGGTATTGATCATTTTTGGTTATGGCTCATTTGCGATGATCATTATCCGTGCAAAAGCAAACCCGAACCTGAACAACAGTTCTCCTGACAATGCCTTCTCTTTCTTAGGATACCTGAACAGGGAGCAATATGGCGACAGGCCTTTATTATTCGGTCCTAACTATAATTCTCAGGGTGTAAATGTAATAGAAGGAAAAACACTTTATAGAAAAGGTGCTGAAAAATATGAAGTAGCCGGTAAAAAGACCGAATACGAATATGACAGAACAACTCCTTTCCCTCGTATGTATAGCGAAGACCCAGGTCACGTAGCGTACTATAAAGACATGATGGGCTTTAGTGACGACCACTTCCCAAGCCTGATCGACAATATCGGATTCCTGATGTCTTACCAGGTTGGACAGATGTACATGAGGTACTTTATGTGGAACTTTGTTGGCAGACAGAATGACGACCAGGGACAAGGCAGTATCTATGAAGGCCAATGGCTGAGTGGAATCAAGCCTATCGATGGCATCATGCTTGGAGATCAGAAAAACCTGCCTCCTTCCATCACAGAAAGCAATGCTTACAACAGATTTTTCTTCCTTCCTTTAATTATGGGATTGTTAGGTGCGATATGGCATTTCAAACGCAATCAGAAAGATGCCGGAATTGTTGGCCTTTTATTCTTCTTTACCGGTATTGCCATTGTATTGTACCTGAATCAGAAACCAATGGAACCAAGGGAACGTGATTACGCTTACGCAGGATCATTCTATGCCTTTGCCATCTGGGTCGGATTTGGTGTCCTTGCCCTAAGGGAATGGATCTTTAAAAAGATGACCCCTGCCACCGGAGGAATCCTTGCAACGGTAGCAGGTTTATTCGCTGCGCCGATCATTATGGCTGCTCAGGGATGGGATGACCATGACCGTTCTACGAAAATGGTTGCTCATGATATTGCAGTCGACTACCTGCAGTCCTGCGCTCCGAATGCCATCCTCTTTACTTATGGAGATAATGATACGTATCCCCTATGGTATGCACAGGAAGTGGAAAACATCAGACCAGATATCCGTTTGGTTAACCTGAGCTTATTCGATACCGATTGGTACATCAATGGAATGAAACGCAAACAAAATGAATCTGCGCCACTTCCGATTACCATGAAAGAATCTCAATATGTTCAGGGAGAAAGAGATGTGATGTACTATCAGGATAAAGATATTGCAGGAAATGTAGAGTTAAAAACCATTGTGGAACTCCTTCTTTCTGAAAATAATGAGGATAAAGTTCCATTGAACGACGGAAGAAAAGTAAACTTCATTCCAACAAAGAACTTTAAACTAACGATCAATAAAGCAGATGCCATCAAAAACGGTGCTGCCACGGCAGCGGATTCTGCAAGGATCGCTCCTGCATTGGAATGGACCTTTAATAAAGGTTATGTAACTAAAGGAACGTTGGCGATGTTCGACATCCTGGTACATAACGACTGGAAGAGACCAATTTACTTCGCAAGCACAGTTCCTTCTGATCAGTACAATGGATTAGATAAATATCTGTATAATGAAGGTCTGGCTTTACGTCTGATGCCTTTCAAACCGGATACTGCAGCCGCTAAAAATGAGCAGCTTAATATTGCACCACTATACAACAATGTGATGAACAAGTTTGTATGGGGGAATGTTAAAAATGCAAAATACCTGGATACACAATCAGCTGATGACATTTCGATCTTCACGAATGTATTCAACAATACCGTTTCAGGATTGCTTAAAGAAGGTAAAACAGAAGATGCTAAAAAGGTAGTGAATCGTTATTTCGAAGTGATGCCGGAGAAATTCTATGGCATGCGTTCTATGATGGGTGCTTATTTTATGGCAGAAAATCTATATCTGCTGAATGATCAGAAAAGAGCAAATACACTGATTGAAAGATCAGCCACCTATATTGAAAAAGAACTGACTTACCTTGCCGATGTTTCTCAAAGCAAGAAGAAGTTTGTAGGCGGACAAAACGTTCAGTTGGGCATGTCCTTCCTGAACCAGATGGCAAGAACTGCTGCTGAATACAAACAAACGAAACTCAGCAAAGACCTGAATGATAAGTTTGCGATGTTAGAAGCGAGATTCTCTGCTTTCTTTCCACCGCAACAATAA